CTCTCAGGCAGGCCGCATAGCTGCCTTTCTGGCGATAAACATTCACCCGGAAACGCGCCACTCCTTTGAGTCCGTAGGCGCAGTCGAGTTCCCAAGTTTGCTCCAAAGTCTTGCGTTGGCTGTTGTTGAGCATCGAGAAGATCAGCCGGTTGCAGCTCTCTTCCTGTAGAGCTTCCTCACGCATTGCTCGCAGTTGCCCGCTGAAGCGTCCAAAGGGGGGCTGGCCGCTGGCGATATGCAGGTCACTGCCTCCCTTCTCCACCAGTTCCTGCATGAGGTCTTCGATCATCAGCTCCATCGCTTGCTCCTCAGTGACGTGGGGTCAGGCAGTAAGGACATTCCAGCCAACCTTCCTGAAGTCCGCCACCACAGCCACTGCAGGTGAGCGTGCTCAGGGCTCTGGCCCGCCGCTCTGATTCCAGGCCGGAATCGGTGAGCACCATGCGGCCCACTTCTTCCAGGGTTGTGTGCCCCTCTCTCACTAGATCGAGGCTGTAACCCAGAAGTGTTTTCATGCCTCCCTCAAGAGCCAGCTGGCGCACCATGTCGGTGGTGGCGCCCTTGGCCACGGTGGTCGCCAGCGCTTCGTTCATGCGCAGCACTTCGTAGACCCCGACTCGCCCTTTGTAACCACTGCCCTGACACATGGGGCAAGGATCGGCCTGGCCTTCATGGTGGTTGGCACGGAAGAAACTGACGTCCGCCTCGTTGCTTGCCATCAGCCCGAAGCGACCTAGTTCTTCGGGATCTGGCCGGTAGGCAATACGGCATTGGGGACAGACCCGCCGAAGTAGACGCTGGGACACGATCCCGATCAGTGAGGCGCTGACCATGAAAGGCTCCACACCCATCTCGTCGAGTCTGGCGATGGCGCTAGGGGCGTCATTGCAGTGGAGCGTGGTCAGCACCAGGTGACCAGTGAGAGCAGCTTCGATGGCTGTTTTCGCTGTTTCCAGATCGCGTGTTTCGCCGACCAGCAGCACGTCTGGGTCCTGGCGCATGAAGGCTCTCAGTGCCTGACTGAAATCGAAGCCTTTTTCCCGGTTCACCTGGCATTGGGTAATACCTGGTAGGGCGAATTCGATCGGATCCTCAACTGTGGAGATGTTGATCCCCGGTTCATTGCGTTCGGCCAGCAGGGAATACAGCGTGGTGGATTTGCCCGATCCAGTCGGCCCTGTCACCAGGATCATCCCGAAGGGTTTGGATCCCAGGGTGCGCACGAGCTGAAGTGCTTCAGCATTGGTAATCAGCTTGTCGAGTCCCAGTTGAGTGGCGGAACTGTCCAGCAGCCGCAGCACGATCTTTTCCCCGTAGCGGCTCGGCAGGCTGTTCACGCGGAAATCCACCGTGCGGTTCTGGAACCTTCGCCGGATGCGACCGTCCTGGGGCACGCGCCGTTCGGCGATGTCCAGGTCCGCCATGATCTTGAACCTGGAGGTCACGGCCGGCACCAGTCGGCTCGGAAGGGTTTCGATCTGACTCTGCAGCACTCCGTCCTGACGGAAGCGCAGTTGAAGTCCGGCTTGCTGAGGCTCCACATGGATGTCGCTTGCATCCAGCTCAAGGGCCTGCATCAGGATGCGATCCACCAGATCGATCACGGGGGAGCGTTCTGCATCGTTGAGGCCTGATTCAAGATCCTGCGGTCCTGTGGAGTCCTCAGCTTTCTCGTCTGGATCGGCTTCCAGAATCCCGCCGACGGTGAAATCCTTCAGGTAAGACGTGGCTGTTTCCGCCACGCTTTCGCTTTCTGAACCTTCCGGAGCCGAGGTCTGGCTGTTGGTTGCGACGGCGGAGTTGGATCGCTGCGATGTTTCTGTGATCGCTTGTTCTTGGGCTGGAACTTCATCCTTAATCCCTACGTTCTTGCTGAGCAGCTCCGTCAGGCGTTCGGCAAGCGCGGCGTGACGAACAGGATCAAACCCCTTCGCTTTCAGTTCCTGGAGCAGTGAGGGTTCATCGGCGCTGACGAGCTCGCCTGGGATGGTTCGCTGCAACAGAAGTTCCAGTTCCAGATGCCGGCGGTCGTCGCTCACGGATCAAAGTCGCAGAAAGGTGCGGGCTTCCCCCGCTTGTGGGAGGACTGCCTCACCTATCAACATGTCTAGACGTGAATTCGCAACCGGTCAGCATGAGTGGCGATGCTTCTACCCCAGCGCAGGATCCGTCATCGGCTGGTTCCGACGGCCAGCAACCTGCCGTGACGCCAAATGAAACTCTGGACACGACACCAGTCGTGGAGGAGTCAGCGTCCACTGAAGGGACAGCTGAATCGGAGTCAGGGACTCAGTCCGTTGACAACGACGCCCGTCTTGAGCAGCTCGAGAAGGAGCACTCCGCGCTCAGAGAGGAGCATGAGGTGTTGCGCGGTCAGTACGTACGCATCGCTGCGGACTTCGACAACTTCCGCAAGCGTCAGAGTCGCGACCAGGACGATCTCAAGTTGCAGCTCATCTGCAGCACCCTCACTGAAATCCTCCCCGTTGTGGACAATTTCGAGCGTGCTCGTCAGCAGCTCGATCCTCAGACGGAAGAAGCGCAGGGGCTTCACCGCAGCTATCAGGGGCTCTACAAACAGCTGGTTGAGGTGCTCAAACAGCTGGGTGTTGCTCCGATGCGAGTGGTTGGCCAGGAGTTTGATCCAACCCTGCACGAGGCGGTGCTGCGTGAGCCCAGTGAGGAGCATCCAGAGGATGTGGTGATTGAGGAGCTGCAGCGTGGTTATCACCTCGATGGCCGCGTTTTGCGTCACGCCATGGTCAAGGTGTCGATGGGGCCTGGCCCACAACAAGCTGCCGGCAGCGAGACGTCCACTTCTGATGCTGAGGTCGCCTCTGAAGGGGAGGTTTCGGGAGATGCCAACAGTTGATCAGACCTCTGCTTTTACTGTGATTTTCAGGACGTCCAGCTGATGGCCGATTACTACGAGCTACTCGGTGTCAGCAGGGATGCTGATGCCGACACCCTCAAACGGGCCTATCGGCGACTGGCTCGCCAATATCACCCCGACATCAACAAAGACCCCGGCGCAGAGGATCGCTTCAAAGAGATCGGACGTGCCTACGAGGTTCTCAGTGACCCCCAGACCCGCGGTCGTTACGACCAATTCGGTGAGGCGGGACTCGGTGGCGCGGCTGGCATGCCCGACATGGGCGACATGGGTGGCTTTGCCGATATTTTTGAAACCTTCTTCAGCGGGTTCGGTGGAGCCGCCGGTGGTGGTCGTCAGCAACGCCGTCGTGGACCTCAGCAGGGAGATGACCTGCGCTACGACCTCACGATCGACTTTGAGCAGGGGGTGTTCGGACAGGAGCGGGAGATTCGCGTTCCTCACTTGGAAACCTGCAGCACCTGCAGCGGTAGCGGTGCCAAGAGCGGCAGTGGCCCCACCACTTGCTCCACCTGTGGCGGTGTTGGCCAGGTGCGCCGGGCAACCAGGACCCCTTTCGGCAGTTTCACCCAAGTGGCGGAATGTC
This genomic window from Synechococcus sp. MIT S9220 contains:
- a CDS encoding ATPase, T2SS/T4P/T4SS family, producing the protein MSDDRRHLELELLLQRTIPGELVSADEPSLLQELKAKGFDPVRHAALAERLTELLSKNVGIKDEVPAQEQAITETSQRSNSAVATNSQTSAPEGSESESVAETATSYLKDFTVGGILEADPDEKAEDSTGPQDLESGLNDAERSPVIDLVDRILMQALELDASDIHVEPQQAGLQLRFRQDGVLQSQIETLPSRLVPAVTSRFKIMADLDIAERRVPQDGRIRRRFQNRTVDFRVNSLPSRYGEKIVLRLLDSSATQLGLDKLITNAEALQLVRTLGSKPFGMILVTGPTGSGKSTTLYSLLAERNEPGINISTVEDPIEFALPGITQCQVNREKGFDFSQALRAFMRQDPDVLLVGETRDLETAKTAIEAALTGHLVLTTLHCNDAPSAIARLDEMGVEPFMVSASLIGIVSQRLLRRVCPQCRIAYRPDPEELGRFGLMASNEADVSFFRANHHEGQADPCPMCQGSGYKGRVGVYEVLRMNEALATTVAKGATTDMVRQLALEGGMKTLLGYSLDLVREGHTTLEEVGRMVLTDSGLESERRARALSTLTCSGCGGGLQEGWLECPYCLTPRH
- the grpE gene encoding nucleotide exchange factor GrpE, which encodes MSGDASTPAQDPSSAGSDGQQPAVTPNETLDTTPVVEESASTEGTAESESGTQSVDNDARLEQLEKEHSALREEHEVLRGQYVRIAADFDNFRKRQSRDQDDLKLQLICSTLTEILPVVDNFERARQQLDPQTEEAQGLHRSYQGLYKQLVEVLKQLGVAPMRVVGQEFDPTLHEAVLREPSEEHPEDVVIEELQRGYHLDGRVLRHAMVKVSMGPGPQQAAGSETSTSDAEVASEGEVSGDANS
- the dnaJ gene encoding molecular chaperone DnaJ; amino-acid sequence: MADYYELLGVSRDADADTLKRAYRRLARQYHPDINKDPGAEDRFKEIGRAYEVLSDPQTRGRYDQFGEAGLGGAAGMPDMGDMGGFADIFETFFSGFGGAAGGGRQQRRRGPQQGDDLRYDLTIDFEQGVFGQEREIRVPHLETCSTCSGSGAKSGSGPTTCSTCGGVGQVRRATRTPFGSFTQVAECPSCNGSGQVIADPCNACGGQGVTQVRKKLRINIPAGVDTGTRLRVTGEGNAGLRGGPSGDLYVFLTVKSHPSLQRDGLTVHSEVKVSYLQAILGDTIEVDTVDGPTSLEIPAGTQPNAVLTLDNKGIPKLGNPVARGNQRITVNVKLPTRLNTEEKGLLEELAGHHSARGEQHHHHKSGLFARLFGQR